The following proteins are co-located in the Candidatus Accumulibacter cognatus genome:
- a CDS encoding carboxypeptidase regulatory-like domain-containing protein, translated as MQTAIWKINGFTDAQIIAAGQTPFLNDGGNNVVSSADIDFLVSQSAIAIASGNGVLPTDAFFTTFIDPTGNVQPLIIQLQSARLGDYVWFDGNGNGLQDSNEAGVDNVVVELYDGSGNFISSTKTGDDFSTAAVEHGYYQFTGLKAGNYQVKFIAPTSYQFTTKDANGNAQDAADSDAHVTSGFSHVVTLPPGGSNQTIDAGLVQPASLGDRLWFDSNANGQQDDGATGISGQTVTLIGGGTDGLIATAGDNTTATTTTGTDGFYEFTGLTPGVEYQVQFAAPAGTVFTGQNVGNDMSDSDADTTTGKTQIVTLGSGEHNPTLDAGVVIPPASLGDRLWLDSNANGQQDDGATGISGQTVTLIGGGTDGLIATAGDNTTATTTTGTDGFYEFTGLTPGVEYQVQFSDLPAGYLFTSQNVGNDASDSDADTTTGKTQIVTLAPGEHNPTLDAGVVIPPASLGDRLWLDSNANGQQDDGATGISGKTVTLIGGGTDGLIATAGDNTTATTTTGTDGFYEFTGLTPGVEYQVQFSDLPAGYLFTSQNVGNDASDSDADTTTGKTQIVTLAPGEHNPTLDAGVVIPPASLGDRLWLDSNANGQQDDGATGISGKTVTLIGGGTDGLIATAGDNTTATTTTGTDGFYEFTGLTPGVEYQVQFSDLPAGYLFTSQNVGNDASDSDADTTTGKTQIVTLAPGEHNPTLDAGVVIPPASLGDRLWLDSNANGQQDDGATGISGQTVTLIGGGADGLINGVGDTTATTTTGTDGFYEFTGLTPGVEYQVQFSDLPAGYLFTSQNVGNDASDSDADTTTGKTQIVTLAPGEHNPTLDAGVVIPPASLGDRLWLDSNANGQQDDGATGISGQTVTLIGGGADGLINGVGDTTATTTTGTDGFYEFTGLTPGVEYQVQFSDLPAGYLFTSQNVGNDASDSDADTTTGKTQIVTLAPGEHNPTLDAGVVIPPASLGDRLWLDSNANGQQDDGATGISGKTVTLIGGGTDGLIATAGDNTTATTTTGTDGFYEFTGLTPGVEYQVQFSDLPAGYLFTSQNVGNDASDSDADTTTGKTQIVTLGSGEHNPTLDAGVYVPASLGDRLWLDSNANGQQDDGATGISGKTVTLIGGGADGLIATAGDNTTATTTTGTDGFYQFTGLKPGVEYQVQFAAPAGTVFTGQNVGNDASDSDADTTTGKTQIVTLGSGEHNPTLDAGVILVTPKIDIEKTTNGPSNSNATAPDYDNEDAANGAGVPVLTPGSSVTWTYKVTNTGNVAFAKNDVAIVDDNGTTGNTADDLSVANGKITYQSGDTNTNNLLDPGEAWLYKATGTVQNLTAAGAATTFDFSGSSATDGSDGNVRTFTSGALSVKTSAFSRDQSTGTWAQAYLGSYGGGLGVTDSSESGSGDTHTVDNLGGRDNYVLFEFNQNVVVDSAFLGYVVGDSDMSVWIGTRSDPFNNHDTMLSDADLTALGFTEVNLTDLSSTRLADLNAGNVSGNVLVISGWTGDTTPEDRFKIENLTVQPVSGVYENKATVTAPGATSDSDLSHYKNPVVPTPTPKIDIEKTTNGPSNSNATAPDYDNEDAANGAGVPVLTPGSSVTWTYKVTNTGNVAFAKNDVAIVDDNGTTGNTADDLSVANGKITYQSGDTNTNNLLDPGEAWLYKATGTVQNLTAAGAATTFDFSGSSATDGSDGNVRTFTSGALSVKTSAFSRDQSTGTWAQAYLGSYGGGLGVTDSSESGSGDTHTVDNLGGRDNYVLFEFNQNVVVDSAFLGYVVGDSDMSVWIGTRSDPFNNHDTMLSDADLTALGFTEVNLTDLSSTRLADLNAGNVSGNVLVISGWTGDTTPEDRFKIENLTVRQSSPGVYENKATVTAPGATSDSDLSHYKNPAAQPILASLGDRVWEDLNANGVQDTGENGISGVTVKLLNSSDGTVATTTTNASGNYLFSNLTPGDYKVQVVAPTGYYVSPKDQGGNDATDSDIDSTTGKTVLTTLISGENDLSWDAGLYRKASVGDKVWDDMDHDNVQDASEPGIKGITVKLMNAAGTTVLATTTTNSSGNYLFSNLDPGTYVLQFDKTNVQHYNYGQWNNMSNWKWAVKDTGSNDSIDSDVAGDAIATTNVTKTSAFTLVSGQNDLTRDAGITPIAIDLDGNGIQTVSRADSGGSFDLFGNGGAVASGWLSGGDGFLAVDKNGNGKVDSISELFGGTAKGAGFAQLAEYDSNGDGLVNAADAAFADLRIWRDANGNHQTDDGELMTLAEAGVSELATAYTELPFLDRQGNVHLERSSATMSDGQTVDMTDVYFSVAAQDAAAAGVTLTGIAELLNANGGQTPVDAGWLFS; from the coding sequence GTGCAGACCGCCATCTGGAAGATCAACGGCTTTACCGATGCCCAGATTATCGCTGCAGGCCAGACGCCCTTCCTGAATGACGGCGGCAATAACGTGGTCAGCTCCGCTGACATCGACTTCCTGGTGTCTCAATCCGCCATCGCCATCGCCAGCGGTAACGGCGTATTGCCAACCGATGCGTTCTTCACGACATTCATTGACCCGACGGGCAACGTACAGCCGCTGATCATCCAGCTGCAGAGTGCCAGACTCGGCGACTACGTTTGGTTTGATGGTAATGGCAACGGCCTTCAGGATTCCAATGAGGCTGGCGTCGACAATGTGGTCGTCGAATTGTACGACGGCAGCGGCAATTTCATTTCGAGCACCAAGACCGGCGACGATTTCAGTACCGCAGCAGTCGAGCATGGTTACTACCAGTTCACTGGCCTCAAGGCGGGTAACTATCAGGTGAAATTCATTGCGCCGACCTCATATCAGTTCACTACGAAGGATGCAAACGGCAACGCTCAGGATGCGGCCGACAGCGACGCACATGTAACTTCTGGATTCAGTCATGTCGTTACACTTCCCCCAGGAGGGTCGAATCAGACCATCGACGCCGGGCTGGTCCAGCCCGCCAGCCTGGGCGACCGGCTGTGGTTCGACAGCAACGCCAACGGCCAGCAGGACGACGGCGCGACCGGCATCAGCGGCCAGACCGTGACCCTGATCGGCGGCGGGACCGACGGCCTGATCGCCACGGCGGGCGACAACACCACGGCGACCACCACCACCGGCACGGATGGTTTCTACGAATTCACGGGCCTGACACCGGGCGTGGAATACCAGGTACAGTTTGCCGCCCCGGCGGGCACCGTGTTCACCGGTCAGAACGTCGGCAACGACATGAGCGACTCCGACGCCGACACCACGACCGGCAAGACGCAGATCGTCACGCTGGGCTCGGGTGAACACAACCCGACGCTGGATGCGGGCGTGGTGATTCCTCCCGCCAGCCTGGGCGACCGGCTGTGGCTCGACAGCAACGCCAACGGCCAGCAGGACGACGGCGCGACCGGCATCAGTGGCCAGACCGTGACCCTGATCGGCGGCGGGACCGACGGCCTGATCGCCACGGCGGGCGACAACACCACGGCGACCACCACCACCGGCACGGATGGTTTCTATGAATTCACGGGCCTGACACCGGGCGTCGAATATCAGGTGCAGTTCAGCGACCTACCGGCGGGCTATCTGTTCACCAGCCAGAACGTCGGCAATGACGCCTCCGACTCCGACGCCGACACCACGACCGGCAAGACGCAGATCGTCACGCTGGCGCCGGGCGAACACAACCCGACGCTGGATGCGGGCGTCGTGATTCCTCCCGCCAGCCTGGGCGACCGGCTGTGGCTCGACAGCAACGCCAACGGCCAGCAGGACGACGGCGCGACCGGCATCAGCGGCAAGACCGTGACCCTGATCGGCGGCGGGACCGACGGCCTGATCGCCACGGCGGGCGACAACACCACGGCGACCACCACCACCGGCACGGATGGTTTCTATGAATTCACGGGCCTGACACCGGGCGTCGAATATCAGGTGCAGTTCAGCGACCTACCGGCGGGCTATCTGTTCACCAGCCAGAACGTCGGCAATGACGCCTCCGACTCCGACGCCGACACCACGACCGGCAAGACGCAGATCGTCACGCTGGCGCCGGGCGAACACAACCCGACGCTGGATGCGGGCGTCGTGATTCCTCCCGCCAGCCTGGGCGACCGGCTGTGGCTCGACAGCAACGCCAACGGCCAGCAGGACGACGGCGCGACCGGCATCAGCGGCAAGACCGTGACCCTGATCGGCGGCGGGACCGACGGCCTGATCGCCACGGCGGGCGACAACACCACGGCGACCACCACCACCGGCACGGATGGTTTCTACGAATTCACGGGCCTGACACCGGGCGTCGAATATCAGGTGCAGTTCAGCGACCTACCGGCGGGCTATCTGTTCACCAGCCAGAACGTCGGCAATGACGCCTCCGACTCCGACGCCGACACCACGACCGGCAAGACGCAGATCGTCACGCTGGCGCCGGGCGAACACAACCCGACGCTGGATGCGGGCGTGGTGATTCCTCCCGCCAGCCTGGGCGACCGGCTGTGGCTCGACAGCAACGCCAACGGCCAGCAGGACGACGGCGCGACCGGCATCAGCGGCCAGACCGTGACCCTGATCGGCGGCGGGGCCGACGGGCTGATCAACGGTGTGGGCGACACCACGGCGACCACCACCACCGGCACCGACGGTTTCTACGAATTCACGGGCCTGACACCGGGCGTCGAATATCAGGTGCAGTTCAGCGACCTACCGGCGGGCTATCTGTTCACCAGCCAGAACGTCGGCAATGACGCCTCCGACTCCGACGCCGACACCACGACCGGCAAGACGCAGATCGTCACGCTGGCGCCGGGCGAACACAACCCGACGCTGGATGCGGGCGTGGTGATTCCTCCCGCCAGCCTGGGCGACCGGCTGTGGCTCGACAGCAACGCCAACGGCCAGCAGGACGACGGCGCGACCGGCATCAGCGGCCAGACCGTGACCCTGATCGGCGGCGGGGCCGACGGGCTGATCAACGGTGTGGGCGACACCACGGCGACCACCACCACCGGCACCGACGGTTTCTACGAATTCACGGGCCTGACACCGGGCGTCGAATATCAGGTGCAGTTCAGCGACCTACCGGCGGGCTATCTGTTCACCAGCCAGAACGTCGGCAATGACGCCTCCGACTCCGACGCCGACACCACGACCGGCAAGACGCAGATCGTCACGCTGGCGCCGGGCGAACACAACCCGACGCTGGACGCGGGCGTGGTGATTCCTCCCGCCAGCCTGGGCGACCGGCTGTGGCTCGACAGCAACGCCAACGGCCAGCAGGACGACGGCGCGACCGGCATCAGCGGCAAGACCGTGACCCTGATCGGCGGCGGGACCGACGGCCTGATCGCCACGGCGGGCGACAACACCACGGCGACCACCACCACCGGCACGGATGGTTTCTACGAATTCACGGGCCTGACACCGGGCGTCGAATATCAGGTGCAGTTCAGCGACCTACCGGCGGGCTATCTGTTCACCAGCCAGAACGTCGGCAATGACGCCTCCGACTCCGACGCCGACACCACGACCGGCAAGACGCAGATCGTCACGCTGGGCTCGGGCGAACACAACCCGACGCTCGATGCGGGCGTCTATGTTCCCGCCAGCCTGGGCGACCGGCTGTGGCTCGACAGCAACGCCAACGGCCAGCAGGACGACGGCGCGACCGGCATCAGCGGCAAGACCGTGACCCTGATCGGCGGCGGGGCCGACGGCCTGATCGCCACGGCGGGCGACAACACCACGGCGACCACCACCACCGGCACGGATGGTTTCTATCAATTCACGGGCCTGAAGCCGGGCGTGGAATACCAGGTGCAGTTTGCCGCCCCGGCCGGCACCGTGTTCACCGGTCAGAATGTCGGCAACGACGCCTCCGACTCCGACGCCGACACCACGACCGGCAAGACGCAGATCGTCACGCTGGGCTCGGGCGAACACAACCCGACGCTCGATGCGGGCGTGATCCTGGTGACACCGAAGATCGACATCGAGAAGACCACCAACGGGCCGAGCAACAGCAATGCGACTGCTCCCGACTACGACAACGAGGATGCTGCCAATGGCGCGGGGGTGCCGGTCCTGACACCCGGTTCGAGCGTCACCTGGACCTACAAGGTGACCAATACGGGCAACGTGGCGTTTGCGAAAAATGATGTGGCGATTGTCGACGACAACGGCACGACCGGGAACACAGCGGACGACCTCTCGGTGGCCAACGGCAAGATCACCTATCAATCGGGTGACACCAATACCAACAATCTGCTGGACCCGGGCGAGGCTTGGCTATACAAGGCGACCGGCACTGTCCAGAACCTTACGGCTGCGGGCGCCGCGACCACCTTCGACTTTTCGGGCAGCAGCGCTACGGACGGGAGCGACGGCAACGTTCGCACCTTCACCTCCGGTGCCCTGTCGGTCAAGACCAGCGCCTTCAGCCGCGATCAAAGCACCGGCACTTGGGCGCAAGCCTACCTCGGCAGCTACGGTGGCGGACTTGGCGTGACCGACAGCAGCGAGAGCGGCAGTGGCGACACGCATACGGTGGACAACCTGGGCGGGCGGGACAACTACGTGCTGTTCGAGTTCAATCAGAATGTGGTCGTCGATTCGGCCTTCCTGGGCTATGTCGTCGGCGATAGCGACATGTCGGTGTGGATCGGCACGCGCAGCGACCCGTTCAACAACCATGACACGATGCTCAGTGACGCCGATCTCACCGCGTTGGGATTCACCGAGGTCAATCTGACCGACCTCAGCTCGACCCGACTGGCCGACCTGAACGCGGGCAATGTATCCGGCAACGTGCTGGTGATTTCCGGCTGGACGGGCGATACCACGCCGGAGGATCGGTTCAAGATCGAGAATCTGACGGTCCAGCCGGTCTCGGGTGTTTATGAGAACAAGGCGACAGTGACGGCTCCGGGCGCTACTTCCGACTCCGACCTCAGCCATTACAAGAATCCGGTTGTGCCGACCCCAACGCCGAAGATCGACATCGAGAAGACCACCAACGGGCCGAGCAACAGCAATGCGACTGCTCCCGACTACGACAACGAGGATGCTGCCAATGGCGCGGGGGTGCCGGTCCTGACACCCGGTTCGAGCGTCACCTGGACCTACAAGGTGACCAATACGGGCAACGTGGCGTTTGCGAAAAATGATGTGGCGATTGTCGACGACAACGGCACGACCGGGAACACAGCGGACGACCTCTCGGTGGCCAACGGCAAGATCACCTATCAATCGGGTGACACCAATACCAACAATCTGCTGGACCCGGGCGAGGCTTGGCTATACAAGGCGACCGGCACTGTCCAGAACCTTACGGCTGCGGGCGCCGCGACCACCTTCGACTTTTCGGGCAGCAGCGCTACGGACGGGAGCGACGGCAACGTTCGCACCTTCACCTCCGGTGCCCTGTCGGTCAAGACCAGCGCCTTCAGCCGCGATCAAAGCACCGGCACTTGGGCGCAAGCCTACCTCGGCAGCTACGGTGGCGGACTTGGCGTGACCGACAGCAGCGAGAGCGGCAGTGGCGACACGCATACGGTGGACAACCTGGGCGGGCGGGACAACTACGTGCTGTTCGAGTTCAATCAGAATGTGGTCGTCGATTCGGCCTTCCTGGGCTATGTCGTCGGCGATAGCGACATGTCGGTGTGGATCGGCACGCGCAGCGACCCGTTCAACAACCATGACACGATGCTCAGTGACGCCGATCTCACCGCGTTGGGATTCACCGAGGTCAATCTGACCGACCTCAGCTCGACCCGACTGGCCGACCTGAACGCGGGCAATGTATCCGGCAACGTGCTGGTGATTTCCGGCTGGACGGGCGATACCACGCCGGAGGATCGGTTCAAGATCGAGAATCTGACGGTTCGGCAATCCTCCCCGGGCGTTTATGAGAACAAGGCGACAGTGACGGCTCCGGGCGCTACTTCCGACTCCGACCTCAGCCATTACAAGAATCCGGCTGCGCAACCCATTCTGGCCTCGCTCGGCGACCGCGTCTGGGAGGATCTCAACGCCAACGGGGTTCAAGATACGGGCGAAAACGGGATCAGTGGGGTGACCGTCAAGTTGCTCAACTCGTCGGATGGCACCGTCGCTACGACCACCACCAATGCCAGCGGCAATTACCTATTCAGCAACCTCACTCCGGGTGACTACAAGGTACAGGTTGTCGCGCCGACGGGTTATTACGTTTCGCCGAAGGATCAGGGCGGAAATGATGCGACCGACTCCGATATCGATTCGACAACTGGCAAGACTGTTCTCACGACACTGATCAGCGGTGAAAACGACCTGAGCTGGGATGCGGGCCTCTACCGGAAGGCTTCGGTTGGCGACAAGGTCTGGGATGACATGGATCACGACAATGTCCAGGATGCCAGCGAACCCGGTATCAAAGGCATCACCGTCAAACTGATGAATGCCGCCGGCACCACGGTACTGGCCACGACCACCACCAATAGCAGCGGTAACTACCTGTTCAGCAACCTCGATCCAGGCACCTACGTCCTTCAGTTCGACAAGACCAATGTCCAGCACTATAACTACGGGCAGTGGAACAACATGAGCAACTGGAAGTGGGCGGTCAAGGACACGGGGAGCAATGACTCAATCGACTCCGACGTCGCCGGTGACGCCATAGCCACCACCAATGTCACCAAGACCAGCGCATTTACGTTGGTTTCCGGCCAGAATGACCTGACCCGTGACGCCGGCATCACGCCGATCGCCATCGACCTCGACGGCAATGGTATCCAGACCGTCAGCCGCGCCGATTCAGGTGGCAGTTTCGACCTTTTCGGCAATGGCGGTGCGGTCGCTTCGGGGTGGCTCTCGGGTGGCGACGGTTTCCTGGCGGTCGACAAGAACGGCAATGGCAAGGTCGACAGCATCAGCGAACTGTTCGGCGGCACAGCCAAGGGGGCGGGTTTTGCACAGCTCGCAGAATACGACAGCAATGGCGATGGTCTGGTCAATGCTGCCGACGCAGCCTTTGCTGATCTGAGGATCTGGCGGGACGCCAACGGCAACCACCAGACCGACGACGGTGAACTGATGACACTCGCCGAGGCCGGTGTGAGCGAGCTTGCCACCGCCTACACCGAGCTGCCGTTCCTGGACCGTCAGGGCAACGTGCACCTCGAGCGCAGCAGTGCCACGATGTCCGATGGGCAGACGGTGGACATGACCGACGTGTACTTCAGCGTGGCGGCTCAGGACGCTGCCGCTGCTGGCGTCACGCTGACCGGGATCGCCGAATTGCTGAACGCAAATGGTGGCCAAACGCCGGTCGACGCGGGGTGGTTGTTCTCATAG
- a CDS encoding PEP-CTERM sorting domain-containing protein (PEP-CTERM proteins occur, often in large numbers, in the proteomes of bacteria that also encode an exosortase, a predicted intramembrane cysteine proteinase. The presence of a PEP-CTERM domain at a protein's C-terminus predicts cleavage within the sorting domain, followed by covalent anchoring to some some component of the (usually Gram-negative) cell surface. Many PEP-CTERM proteins exhibit an unusual sequence composition that includes large numbers of potential glycosylation sites. Expression of one such protein has been shown restore the ability of a bacterium to form floc, a type of biofilm.) produces MRALFSIAVLMSTAISAVAAPVLHVPEPESLALVAAAAVAMLVARRNKK; encoded by the coding sequence ATGCGCGCACTGTTCTCTATCGCTGTCCTGATGTCTACTGCAATTTCTGCTGTTGCGGCTCCTGTGCTGCACGTTCCGGAGCCCGAATCGCTGGCGCTGGTAGCCGCTGCAGCTGTCGCGATGCTGGTAGCCCGGCGTAACAAGAAGTAA
- a CDS encoding type II toxin-antitoxin system prevent-host-death family antitoxin, producing MQTFNIHDAKTQLSRLVEQAAKGESFVIAKAGKPMVKVMALNAPESSQMKRIGFLAGQVTVPAARVFNALGSEEIVAMFACEE from the coding sequence ATGCAAACGTTCAACATTCACGATGCCAAGACCCAGCTATCTCGCCTGGTCGAACAAGCCGCCAAGGGTGAGTCATTCGTGATCGCCAAAGCCGGTAAGCCTATGGTCAAGGTGATGGCGCTCAATGCACCAGAGTCCTCTCAAATGAAACGGATCGGCTTTCTGGCCGGTCAGGTCACTGTGCCGGCAGCCAGGGTATTCAATGCGTTGGGAAGCGAAGAAATCGTAGCGATGTTCGCTTGTGAGGAATGA
- a CDS encoding type II toxin-antitoxin system VapC family toxin, with translation MKLLLDTHLLLWSGVSGNDTASGSLPTEVSALIKDETNALYFSPASIWEVAIKNALARADFRVDPHLFRRALLDNGYIELPINSEHTAGLANLPDHHQDPFDRLLIAQATVEGITLLTNDVQVAAYRMSPIRLV, from the coding sequence ATGAAGCTCCTGCTCGATACTCATCTGCTGCTTTGGAGCGGGGTGTCGGGAAACGACACGGCGAGCGGATCTCTGCCGACGGAGGTGTCCGCACTGATCAAGGACGAGACGAATGCCTTGTATTTCAGCCCCGCCAGCATTTGGGAGGTCGCCATCAAGAATGCGCTCGCCAGGGCCGACTTTCGTGTTGACCCGCACCTGTTCCGGCGCGCACTCCTCGACAACGGCTATATCGAGCTGCCCATCAACAGCGAGCACACCGCAGGGTTGGCAAATTTGCCTGATCATCACCAAGATCCTTTCGACCGACTTCTGATTGCCCAGGCGACGGTCGAAGGCATCACTCTGCTGACCAATGACGTCCAGGTGGCCGCCTACCGCATGAGTCCGATTCGGCTGGTCTAA
- a CDS encoding 2-C-methyl-D-erythritol 2,4-cyclodiphosphate synthase, producing the protein MTVRIGQGCDIHALVPGRKLILGGVDIPHVCGLLGHSDADALLHAITDALLGAAALGDIGRHFPDTDARHRGADSRQLLRATLALLAQAGWRVGNVDATIIAEQPKMAPHLPQMVANIAADLQVPASCVNIKAKTAERLGFVGRGEGIATEAVVLICRGA; encoded by the coding sequence ATGACCGTTCGTATCGGACAAGGTTGCGACATTCACGCACTGGTTCCAGGACGCAAGCTGATCCTCGGCGGTGTCGACATTCCGCATGTCTGCGGCCTGCTCGGCCATTCCGATGCGGATGCGCTGCTGCACGCGATCACCGACGCACTGCTCGGCGCCGCTGCGCTCGGTGACATCGGTCGTCATTTTCCCGATACCGATGCCCGCCATCGGGGTGCCGACAGTCGGCAGTTGCTGCGCGCGACACTTGCGCTGCTGGCGCAGGCCGGCTGGCGGGTGGGCAATGTCGACGCGACGATCATCGCGGAGCAGCCGAAGATGGCACCACACCTGCCGCAGATGGTCGCCAACATCGCTGCCGACCTGCAGGTGCCTGCAAGCTGTGTGAACATCAAGGCCAAGACCGCCGAACGGCTGGGCTTTGTCGGCCGTGGTGAGGGCATCGCCACCGAGGCGGTGGTGCTGATCTGCCGGGGGGCTTGA
- a CDS encoding 2-C-methyl-D-erythritol 4-phosphate cytidylyltransferase encodes MPNYYAIVPAAGSGSRFGGETPKQYQMLAGQPLIYHSLAVLCHHPRIERVWVVLSPEDRWWRQHDWTSLGYKLETIYCGGATRSASVRNGLDAAATAADDEDWVLVHDAARPCLSQAMLTALCDELADDPIGGLLAVPVADTLKRADAGERVAGTEPRDGLWQAQTPQMFRYGLLARVLVEPLASTDEASAVEAAGFRPKLVQGDASNLKVTYPVDLRLAELILLARMQGGQ; translated from the coding sequence ATGCCAAACTACTACGCAATCGTTCCTGCCGCCGGTTCGGGATCGCGCTTTGGCGGCGAGACGCCCAAACAATATCAGATGCTTGCCGGTCAACCATTGATCTATCACAGTCTCGCGGTTCTTTGTCACCATCCGCGCATCGAGCGTGTCTGGGTGGTGCTGTCGCCAGAGGATAGATGGTGGCGACAGCATGATTGGACAAGTCTAGGCTATAAACTTGAAACCATTTATTGTGGAGGTGCGACGCGATCCGCCAGCGTCCGCAATGGCCTCGACGCTGCGGCGACGGCTGCCGATGACGAAGACTGGGTGCTGGTGCATGATGCCGCGCGACCCTGTCTTTCGCAGGCGATGTTGACGGCCCTTTGCGACGAACTCGCCGACGATCCCATCGGCGGCCTTCTCGCGGTGCCGGTGGCGGACACGCTGAAACGCGCCGACGCCGGCGAGCGCGTGGCCGGTACCGAGCCGCGCGACGGCCTGTGGCAGGCGCAGACACCGCAGATGTTTCGTTATGGCCTGTTGGCCCGGGTTCTGGTCGAGCCGCTCGCCAGTACCGATGAGGCGTCGGCCGTCGAAGCCGCCGGTTTCAGGCCGAAACTGGTGCAGGGTGACGCCAGCAACCTCAAGGTCACCTATCCGGTCGATCTGCGACTGGCGGAACTGATCCTGCTGGCGAGAATGCAGGGGGGCCAATGA
- the amrB gene encoding AmmeMemoRadiSam system protein B yields the protein MFYPGSPSALARDLQQMLSHPPPAPGIRPKAIIAPHAGYVYSGPIAASIYAPLANLRERIRRVILLGPTHRVAVDGLALPSSRAFATPLGVVQLDQEAMASIEPLPQVIVSDAAHALEHSLEVQLPFLQTVLAGFTLLPLAVGRASAAAVAEVLECVWGGDETLIVISSDLSHYLPYALARETDSNTARHIVALDAHLDHQQACGATPVNGLLLAARRHGLQARLIDLRNSGDTAGDRSRVVGYGAFSFSAEPAHAH from the coding sequence ATGTTCTACCCCGGCTCCCCTTCGGCTCTGGCGCGCGACCTCCAGCAAATGCTGAGCCACCCGCCACCGGCACCCGGCATCCGCCCGAAGGCGATCATTGCCCCGCATGCCGGCTATGTCTATTCGGGCCCGATCGCGGCCAGCATCTATGCGCCGCTCGCGAACCTGCGCGAGCGCATTCGTCGCGTGATCCTGCTCGGACCGACCCACCGGGTCGCGGTCGATGGGCTGGCGCTGCCCTCCTCCCGCGCCTTCGCCACCCCGCTCGGCGTCGTCCAGCTCGACCAGGAAGCCATGGCCAGCATCGAACCATTGCCGCAGGTCATCGTCAGCGACGCCGCGCATGCCCTCGAACACTCGCTGGAAGTGCAGCTTCCTTTCCTGCAGACGGTGCTTGCCGGGTTCACGCTGTTGCCGCTCGCGGTCGGCCGCGCTTCGGCTGCAGCGGTGGCGGAAGTGCTCGAATGCGTGTGGGGAGGAGATGAGACGCTGATCGTGATCAGCTCCGATCTTTCGCACTACCTGCCCTACGCGCTGGCCCGGGAGACCGACAGCAACACCGCGCGACACATTGTCGCGCTCGATGCGCACCTCGACCATCAACAGGCGTGTGGCGCGACACCGGTCAATGGCCTGTTGCTGGCTGCGCGTCGGCACGGATTGCAGGCCAGACTGATCGATCTGCGCAATTCCGGCGACACCGCCGGCGACCGGTCGCGAGTCGTCGGCTACGGCGCCTTCAGTTTCAGCGCGGAGCCCGCACATGCCCACTGA
- the amrA gene encoding AmmeMemoRadiSam system protein A codes for MPTDALGSALLSIARNAIAKRFGLAARAVDPLPELAEPAATFVTLTQDGRLRGCIGSLEAHRPLATDVAENAVAAAFLDTRFAPLSQAEFVRTCVEVSLLTPAEPFAIVDEADALARLRPGIDGLIVSYGRRRATFLPQVWESLPEPRQFLAQLKLKAGLPADFWHEQLVLARYGVRKWKEN; via the coding sequence ATGCCCACTGACGCCTTGGGCAGCGCTTTGCTGTCGATCGCCCGCAACGCGATCGCCAAGCGTTTCGGACTCGCCGCGCGGGCCGTTGATCCGCTCCCGGAACTTGCCGAACCGGCAGCGACGTTCGTCACCCTCACCCAGGACGGTCGGTTGCGCGGTTGCATCGGCAGCCTCGAAGCACACCGGCCGCTCGCCACCGACGTCGCTGAAAACGCCGTTGCCGCGGCCTTTCTTGATACGCGCTTTGCGCCCTTGAGTCAGGCGGAGTTTGTACGCACGTGCGTCGAGGTTTCACTGCTGACGCCGGCCGAGCCCTTCGCCATCGTCGACGAGGCCGACGCGCTGGCGCGTCTGCGACCCGGCATCGACGGCCTGATTGTGAGTTACGGCAGGCGGCGCGCGACCTTCCTGCCGCAGGTCTGGGAGTCGCTCCCCGAGCCCCGCCAATTCCTGGCACAACTGAAACTCAAAGCCGGGCTGCCCGCCGACTTCTGGCACGAGCAGCTCGTCCTCGCGCGTTATGGAGTCCGAAAATGGAAAGAGAACTAG